Proteins found in one Choristoneura fumiferana chromosome 16, NRCan_CFum_1, whole genome shotgun sequence genomic segment:
- the LOC141436222 gene encoding uncharacterized protein produces MDDTTANLTNSERPEFIPADFGIAAMGQPGNLEKSPGNEVEKECPLCKSVIRYFFVNFNEKVLLCDNQDCEYPFGYEDLEFVKQDDQWDSNDELESITTIMSRPTQAGSIISTHAWSDIDKLNKAYDSEDSQQELPIKELESKEEKELKLQEYLRAKEAELQTKRNIQQIKKLNNQLQKTYDEDNFSCITNEKWIKHLMVLQGLSGVPLLKKQEIARLRKDEAELGSNELTIGINSGQSESSITIEILNRDTSKSEAA; encoded by the exons ATGGATGATACGACTGCTAACTTAACAAATAGTGAACGGCCAGAATTTATTCCCGCGGATTTTGGAATTGCGGct atgGGACAACCTGGTAATTTGGAGAAGTCGCCGGGAAATGAAGTTGAAAAA GAATGTCCGCTATGCAAGTCCGTCATACGCTACTTCTTTGTAAATTTCAATGAGAAAGTCCTTCTATGTGACAACCAAGACTGTGAATATCCATTTGGCTACGAAGACCTGGAATTTGTTAAACAGGATGACCAATGGGACAGTAACGATGAATTAGAGAGCATCACGACTATAATGAGTCGACCGACACAAGCTGGCTCTATAATATCAACACATGCTTGGTCGGACATAGACAAGCTCAACAAAGCATATGATTCTGAAGACAGTCAGCAAGAACTGCCAATAAAAGAATTAGAGAGTAAAGAGGAGAAGGAACTCAAGCTACAGGAGTACTTGCGAGCCAAGGAGGCTGAGCTGCAGACAAAAAGGAACATTCAGCAGATCAAGAAGTTGAACAATCAG cTGCAAAAAACCTATGACGAAGACAACTTCTCCTGCATCACAAATGAAAAATGGATAAAGCACCTCATGGTCCTCCAGGGTCTCTCCGGAGTGCCACTACTCAAAAAGCAGGAGATTGCCCGTTTGCGGAAGGATGAAGCTGAGCTAGGTTCCAATGAACTGACCATCGGTATCAACAGTGGACAGAGTGAATCGTCAATTACCATCGAGATATTGAATAGAGATACATCAAAGTCTGAGGCCGCTTAG